A single window of Helicobacter pylori NCTC 11637 = CCUG 17874 = ATCC 43504 = JCM 12093 DNA harbors:
- the carB gene encoding carbamoyl-phosphate synthase large subunit: MPKRTDISNILLIGSGPIVIGQACEFDYSGTQSCKTLKSLGYRVILINSNPATVMTDPEFSHQTYIQPITPENIAAIIKKEKIDAILPTMGGQTALNAVMQMHQKGMLEGVELLGAKIEAIKKGEDRQAFKEAMLKIGMDLPKGRYAYSELEALEAINEIGFPAIIRASFTLAGGGSGVAYNIEEFQELAKNALDASPINEILIEESLLGWKEYEMEVIRDSKDNCIIVCCIENIDPMGVHTGDSITIAPSLTLTDKEYQRMRDASFAILREIGVDTGGSNVQFAIHPETLRMVVIEMNPRVSRSSALASKATGFPIAKVATMLAVGFSLDEIQNDITNTPASFEPSLDYIVVKIPRFAFEKFAGVSSTLGTSMKSIGEVMAIGGNFLEALQKALCSLENNWLGFESLSKDLETIKKEIRRPNPKRLLYIADAFRLGVSVDEVFELCQIDRWFLSQIQELVKAEEGINSSVLTDAKKLRGLKNLGFSDARIAAKIKENENLEVSPFEVELARSNLQIAPHFEEVDTCAAEFLSLTPYLYSTYAPNPLLPIENKQEKQEKKILIIGSGPNRIGQGIEFDYCCVHASFALKDLNIKSVMLNCNPETVSTDYDTSDTLYFEPIHFECVKTIIQRERVDGIIVHFGGQTPLKLAKDLAKMQAPIIGTPFKVIDTAEDREKFSLFLKELDIKQPKNGMAKSVDEAYSIANMIGFPIIVRPSYVLGGQHMQILENIEELHHYLESVTHALEISPKNPLLIDKFLEKAVELDVDAICDKKEVYIAGILQHIEEAGIHSGDSACFIPSTLRVEILDEIERVSAKIALHLGVVGLLNIQFAVHQNSLYLIEVNPRASRTVPFLSKALGVPLAKVATRVMVLEDLKEALKFYDKKNIVGYSKGVYKPKMPHFVALKEAVFPFNKLYGSDLILGPEMKSTGEVMGIARSLGLAFFKAQTACFNPIKNKGLIFVSIKDKDKEEACVLMKRLVQLGFELCATEGTHKALEKAGVKSLKVLKISEGRPNIMDLMMNGEISMAINTSDHKSQDDAKLIRASVLKNHVSYFTTLSAIEVLILALEESSKEDELLALQDYLK, translated from the coding sequence ATGCCTAAACGCACCGATATTTCTAACATTCTACTGATAGGCTCAGGCCCTATTGTGATCGGGCAAGCTTGTGAGTTTGACTACTCAGGGACTCAAAGTTGTAAAACCTTAAAATCTTTAGGTTATAGAGTGATCTTAATCAATTCTAACCCGGCCACCGTGATGACTGACCCTGAATTTTCTCATCAAACTTATATCCAACCCATCACCCCAGAAAATATCGCCGCTATCATCAAAAAAGAAAAAATTGACGCTATTTTACCCACAATGGGCGGGCAAACCGCTTTGAATGCGGTCATGCAAATGCACCAAAAGGGCATGTTAGAAGGCGTGGAGCTTTTAGGGGCTAAGATTGAAGCGATTAAAAAAGGCGAAGACAGGCAGGCTTTCAAAGAAGCGATGTTAAAAATCGGGATGGATTTGCCTAAAGGGCGTTACGCTTATAGCGAGTTAGAAGCCCTAGAAGCCATTAATGAAATTGGTTTTCCAGCCATTATCAGAGCGAGTTTCACGCTAGCTGGGGGAGGGAGTGGGGTCGCTTATAATATTGAAGAGTTTCAAGAATTGGCTAAAAACGCCCTAGACGCTTCGCCCATTAATGAAATTTTGATTGAAGAGTCCTTGTTGGGGTGGAAAGAATACGAAATGGAAGTCATACGAGACAGCAAGGATAATTGCATCATTGTGTGCTGCATTGAAAACATTGACCCCATGGGCGTTCATACCGGCGATAGCATCACCATCGCTCCAAGCCTAACCTTAACCGATAAAGAATACCAACGCATGCGCGATGCGAGCTTTGCGATTTTGAGAGAAATTGGCGTGGATACGGGCGGGAGTAATGTGCAATTTGCGATCCATCCAGAGACTTTAAGAATGGTTGTGATTGAAATGAACCCACGAGTGAGCCGCAGCTCCGCATTAGCCTCAAAAGCGACTGGGTTTCCTATTGCAAAAGTGGCTACCATGCTTGCGGTGGGTTTTAGCTTAGATGAAATCCAAAACGATATTACCAACACCCCGGCGAGTTTTGAACCTAGTTTGGATTATATCGTGGTGAAAATCCCTCGCTTTGCGTTTGAAAAATTTGCCGGTGTTTCTAGCACTTTAGGGACTTCTATGAAAAGCATTGGCGAAGTGATGGCGATAGGGGGGAATTTCTTAGAAGCCTTACAAAAAGCGTTATGCTCTTTGGAAAACAATTGGCTAGGGTTTGAATCGTTAAGCAAAGATTTAGAAACGATCAAAAAGGAAATCCGCCGGCCCAATCCCAAACGCTTGCTCTATATCGCTGATGCGTTTAGGTTGGGCGTTTCTGTAGATGAAGTGTTTGAATTATGCCAGATTGATAGGTGGTTTTTATCTCAAATCCAAGAACTAGTCAAAGCAGAAGAGGGTATCAATTCTAGCGTTTTAACGGATGCCAAAAAATTGAGAGGGCTTAAAAATTTAGGCTTTAGCGATGCCAGGATTGCCGCTAAAATCAAAGAAAATGAAAATTTAGAGGTGAGTCCTTTTGAAGTGGAATTAGCTAGATCTAATTTACAAATCGCGCCCCATTTTGAAGAAGTGGACACTTGCGCGGCGGAGTTTTTATCGCTCACGCCTTATTTGTATTCCACCTATGCCCCTAACCCTTTGCTCCCTATTGAAAACAAACAAGAAAAACAAGAAAAGAAAATCCTAATCATAGGCTCTGGGCCTAACCGCATCGGTCAAGGCATTGAATTTGATTATTGTTGCGTGCATGCAAGCTTTGCTTTAAAAGATTTAAACATTAAAAGCGTCATGCTCAATTGCAATCCAGAAACTGTGAGCACGGATTATGACACGAGCGACACACTCTATTTTGAACCGATCCATTTTGAATGCGTGAAGACTATCATTCAAAGGGAGCGCGTGGATGGCATTATCGTGCATTTTGGGGGACAAACCCCCTTAAAACTCGCTAAAGATTTAGCGAAGATGCAAGCCCCCATTATTGGCACGCCTTTTAAGGTGATTGATACTGCAGAAGACAGAGAAAAGTTTTCCCTCTTTTTAAAAGAGCTTGACATCAAGCAGCCCAAAAACGGCATGGCTAAGAGCGTTGATGAAGCTTATAGCATCGCTAACATGATTGGTTTCCCTATTATCGTGCGCCCTAGTTATGTGCTAGGCGGCCAACACATGCAAATTTTAGAAAACATTGAAGAACTGCACCATTATTTAGAAAGCGTTACGCATGCTTTAGAGATTAGCCCTAAAAACCCGCTCCTCATTGATAAGTTTTTAGAAAAAGCGGTGGAATTAGATGTGGATGCTATTTGCGATAAAAAAGAGGTTTATATTGCCGGCATTTTACAGCATATTGAAGAAGCCGGAATCCATTCAGGCGATTCGGCGTGCTTTATCCCTTCCACTTTAAGGGTTGAAATTTTAGATGAAATTGAGCGGGTGAGCGCGAAAATCGCTCTGCATTTGGGCGTAGTAGGGCTATTGAATATCCAATTTGCTGTGCATCAAAATTCGCTGTATTTGATTGAAGTCAATCCCAGAGCCAGCCGAACCGTGCCTTTTTTAAGCAAGGCTTTAGGCGTTCCTTTAGCCAAAGTTGCGACTAGGGTTATGGTGTTAGAAGATTTGAAAGAAGCCTTGAAGTTTTATGATAAAAAAAATATCGTGGGATATTCTAAAGGCGTTTATAAGCCTAAAATGCCCCATTTTGTGGCTTTAAAAGAAGCGGTTTTCCCTTTTAATAAACTTTATGGATCGGATTTGATTTTAGGGCCTGAGATGAAAAGCACCGGCGAAGTGATGGGGATTGCTAGATCTTTAGGGTTGGCTTTTTTCAAGGCTCAAACGGCTTGCTTTAACCCCATTAAAAACAAGGGGCTTATTTTTGTTTCTATTAAAGATAAGGATAAAGAAGAAGCATGCGTTTTAATGAAGCGCTTGGTTCAGTTAGGCTTTGAATTGTGTGCTACAGAAGGCACGCATAAAGCTTTGGAAAAAGCCGGGGTGAAATCTTTGAAAGTGCTTAAAATCTCCGAAGGCCGCCCCAATATCATGGATTTAATGATGAATGGGGAAATCAGCATGGCTATCAACACCAGCGATCACAAATCTCAAGATGACGCCAAACTCATTCGTGCTTCTGTGCTGAAAAACCATGTGAGTTATTTCACGACTTTAAGCGCGATAGAAGTCTTGATTTTAGCGTTAGAAGAAAGCTCTAAAGAAGACGAGTTGTTAGCCTTACAAGATTATTTAAAGTAG
- a CDS encoding Bax inhibitor-1/YccA family protein codes for MALYDRADSRNAYAEDSLLHESELVGFVKTTYKFFAGSLLLATIGALLGLMNFQAVVQYKWVFFIAEIAVLFGLMFSKSKPGLNLFMLFAFTALSGVTLVPLLGMVIAKAGLGAIWQALGMTTIVFGLMSVYALKTKNDLANMGKMLFIALIVVLVCSLINLFLGSPMFQVVIAGASAILFSLYIAYDTQNIVKGMYDSPIDAAVSLYLDFLNVFISILQIIGIFSDRDK; via the coding sequence ATGGCATTGTATGACAGAGCTGATTCTCGTAATGCGTATGCAGAAGATTCTTTATTGCACGAAAGCGAGCTGGTGGGTTTTGTTAAAACGACTTACAAGTTCTTTGCGGGCAGTTTGTTACTAGCGACTATTGGGGCGTTATTAGGTTTAATGAATTTTCAAGCCGTAGTGCAGTATAAATGGGTGTTTTTTATCGCTGAAATTGCGGTGCTTTTTGGTTTGATGTTTTCTAAATCCAAACCTGGATTGAATCTGTTCATGCTGTTTGCTTTCACTGCATTATCAGGGGTTACTCTAGTGCCTTTGTTGGGTATGGTGATTGCAAAAGCTGGTTTAGGAGCGATTTGGCAAGCTTTAGGCATGACGACTATTGTTTTTGGTTTGATGAGCGTGTATGCCCTTAAAACTAAAAACGACTTAGCGAATATGGGTAAAATGCTCTTCATCGCTTTGATTGTGGTGCTGGTGTGTTCGCTTATTAACTTGTTTTTGGGTAGCCCCATGTTCCAGGTTGTCATTGCGGGAGCGAGTGCGATATTATTTAGTCTTTACATCGCTTATGACACCCAAAACATCGTTAAAGGCATGTATGATAGCCCCATTGATGCGGCGGTGAGCTTGTATTTAGACTTTTTGAATGTCTTCATTTCTATCTTGCAAATCATTGGTATTTTTTCAGACAGAGACAAATAG
- the gap gene encoding type I glyceraldehyde-3-phosphate dehydrogenase yields the protein MKIFINGFGRIGRCVLRAVLERSDTNPKLEVIGINDPANWEILAYLLEHDSAHGLLFKEARYSNYKLIIGSLEIPVFNSIKDLKGVDVILECSGKFLEPKTLENYLLLGAKKVLLSAPFMGEYDEKQYPTLVYGVNHFCYQNQAIVSNASCTTNAIAPICTILDKAFGIKEGMLTTIHSYTSDQKLIDLAHPLDKRRSRAAASNIIPTTTKAALALHKVLPNLKNKMHGHSVRVPSLDVSMIDLSLFLEKKAPKDPINDLLIEASKGVLKGVLEIDLKERVSSDFISNPSSVIIAPDLTFTLENMVKIMGWYDNEWGYSHRLVDMAQFVYHY from the coding sequence ATGAAAATTTTTATCAATGGATTTGGCCGCATTGGGAGATGCGTTTTAAGAGCGGTTTTAGAGCGTAGCGATACAAACCCTAAACTAGAAGTGATAGGCATCAATGACCCTGCTAATTGGGAAATCCTGGCTTACCTTTTAGAGCATGACAGCGCGCATGGGTTGCTTTTTAAAGAGGCGCGTTACTCTAATTACAAGCTTATTATCGGCTCGTTAGAAATCCCTGTTTTTAATAGCATCAAAGACTTGAAGGGCGTGGATGTTATCCTAGAGTGTTCAGGGAAGTTTTTAGAGCCTAAAACGCTAGAAAATTACCTTTTGCTTGGGGCTAAAAAGGTTCTGTTATCCGCTCCCTTTATGGGCGAATACGATGAAAAACAATACCCTACTTTGGTGTATGGGGTCAATCATTTTTGCTATCAAAACCAAGCCATTGTTTCTAACGCCTCTTGCACGACTAACGCTATCGCGCCCATTTGCACTATTTTAGATAAAGCTTTTGGCATTAAAGAGGGCATGCTAACGACCATTCATAGCTACACGAGCGATCAAAAACTCATTGATTTGGCCCACCCTTTGGACAAACGGCGCTCCAGAGCGGCCGCAAGCAACATTATCCCCACCACCACTAAAGCCGCTCTAGCCTTGCATAAAGTTTTACCCAATCTCAAAAACAAAATGCATGGGCATAGCGTAAGGGTGCCTAGCCTTGATGTGTCCATGATAGATTTGAGTTTGTTTTTAGAAAAAAAGGCCCCTAAAGATCCCATCAATGATTTATTGATTGAAGCTTCCAAAGGGGTTTTAAAAGGCGTGCTAGAAATAGATTTAAAAGAAAGGGTGAGTTCTGATTTCATTTCTAACCCTAGTAGCGTCATCATCGCGCCTGATTTGACTTTCACGCTAGAGAATATGGTCAAAATCATGGGGTGGTATGATAATGAATGGGGGTATTCTCATCGTTTGGTGGATATGGCGCAATTTGTGTATCATTATTAA